A section of the Macadamia integrifolia cultivar HAES 741 chromosome 9, SCU_Mint_v3, whole genome shotgun sequence genome encodes:
- the LOC122089450 gene encoding probable pectate lyase 8, producing the protein MAVSLRWFSLCFVLPLLIVAVMAGVGEAISDARIKEAELLQRSKNLSTAGRNEHAVDNPEEVASMVDKSIRNSTERRKLGYLSCGTGNPIDDCWRCDPNWNANRKRLADCGIGFGRNAIGGRDGQFYVVTDPRDDDPVNPRPGTLRHAVIQDVPLWIVFHRDMVITLKEELIMNSFKTIDGRGSNVHIANGACITVQFVTNIIIHGLHIHDCKPTGNAMVRSSPSHYGWRTMADGDAVSIFGASHIWVDHNSLSHCADGLVDAVMGSTAITISNNHFAHHNEVMLLGHSDSYTKDKEMQVTIAYNHFGAGLIQRMPRCRHGYFHVVNNDYTHWEMYAIGGSANPTINSQGNRYLAPTDAFAKEVTKRVDTATGVWKSWNWRSEGDMMLNGAYFTPSGAGASASYARASSLGAKSSSMVASMTSGAGVLSCRKGGQC; encoded by the exons ATGGCGGTTTCTCTGAGGTGGTTTTCTCTGTGTTTTGTGCTGCCGTTGTTGATTGTTGCAGTAATGGCTGGAGTGGGAGAGGCGATTTCAGATGCGAG GATCAAAGAAGCAGAGCTGTTGCAGAGATCAAAGAACTTATCAACCGCCGGGAG GAATGAACATGCCGTCGACAATCCGGAGGAAGTCGCTTCCATGGTGGACAA GAGCATACGCAACAGCACCGAAAGGAGGAAGTTGGGCTACCTGTCCTGTGGCACAGGCAATCCCATTGATGACTGCTGGCGCTGTGACCCAAACTGGAACGCCAACCGCAAGCGCCTCGCTGACTGCGGCATTGGCTTTGGGCGCAATGCCATCGGTGGTCGTGACGGCCAATTCTATGTGGTTACCGACCCTCGTGATGATGACCCAGTCAACCCTCGACCTGGCACCCTCCGCCATGCAGTCATCCAGGACGTTCCTTTGTGGATCGTGTTCCACCGCGACATGGTTATCACTCTCAAGGAGGAGCTCATCATGAACAGCTTCAAGACCATTGACGGCCGTGGTTCCAACGTTCACATTGCTAATGGGGCATGCATCACCGTCCAGTTTGTTACCAACATCATCATCCATGGACTACATATCCACGACTGCAAGCCCACTGGCAATGCCATGGTCCGGAGCTCCCCATCTCACTATGGGTGGAGGACAATGGCCGACGGTGATGCCGTCTCCATCTTTGGAGCTAGCCATATCTGGGTTGATCACAACTCTCTCTCCCACTGCGCTGATGGCCTTGTGGATGCTGTCATGGGCTCGACTGCCATCACCATCTCTAACAACCACTTCGCCCACCATAATGAG GTAATGTTGTTGGGTCATAGTGATTCCTACACAAAAGACAAGGAGATGCAGGTGACCATTGCTTACAACCATTTTGGGGCAGGTCTCATTCAGAGGATGCCAAG gtGTAGGCATGGGTATTTCCATGTGGTGAACAATGACTACACTCACTGGGAAATGTATGCAATTGGGGGAAGTGCAAACCCAACCATCAATAGTCAGGGAAACAGATACCTTGCCCCAACTGACGCTTTTGCCAAGGAG GTGACAAAGAGGGTGGATACAGCTACAGGTGTGTGGAAGAGCTGGAACTGGAGGTCAGAGGGAGACATGATGTTGAACGGAGCCTATTTCACCCCATCTGGAGCTGGGGCCTCAGCCAGCTACGCAAGAGCCTCAAGCCTTGGAGCCAAATCCTCTTCCATGGTAGCCTCTATGACATCTGGTGCTGGTGTTCTCAGCTGCCGCAAGGGAGGGCAGTGCTAG